The following is a genomic window from Antechinus flavipes isolate AdamAnt ecotype Samford, QLD, Australia chromosome 3, AdamAnt_v2, whole genome shotgun sequence.
taagaacattttaatttaaatccgacttgagatatttattagctaagtGATCTTGGGTAGTCATGTATCCTGTAAAATctgtaaattattaaaaaatctgtaaaatttcTAAAGTGGGGGTAATAGTTGTGAAGATTAAGTTAAATAATGCatacaaagtgctttttaaaccttaaagcattatcgATAAATGGGAACTGCCTTTAATTATATTACTTCATAACATCAAAATGTGGCTACCTCAGGCGTAAGCAATCCCTCTTTTCAACCCAATGATCTCAGACTAGGTTTTAGAACTATCAATAGCCCATGAAATTCAAATAGGAAATGTGTAACACTTGGCTGCCACATGAGGAAGTTGCTCCTACTTctctttgtaaaaatataaaaataagagctctGGATCTAGAAAGGATCTTCTAATCCAACCATCTAgtccatctctctcattttacaagtgaggaaactgaggcccagctAAGTGAATTaattgcccaagattacacagagTTGAGATTTGACTTTAGGGTTTCTGACTTGCCTTCTTTCTACTCTGCCAGGTTACATTGCTTCCTAATAAATattatagctcatatttataataTCTCTTAAGCTTCACAGTGTTTATAGACTAAGATTTAAAAGGATTGTCAAAATTCTTAAAAGACCATTTACTGTTATAGTAAAGTTACAGTCTGGGTTTATGAGTGCATTTACCTCATGATCCTTGACACATTAAACTTTTACACAAaaaactttcctttctttatagcAACCTTGTGAGTACGCAGTCCAAGAATTATTATGTCTTCTTTGTAACTgtagaaactgagacttggagaggACATGAAACTATTAAGTGGATAtgaatatgagttcaaatgttagttatttgactcaaggaaaaagatggaaattattttgtttttattcttaagGCGCTTCAGATGAGAGCAATGAGATGTAGACAGACTCCTAGAACTTTGAATGAGAAATCTTGGTGATGTGCcataattataaaagtaaaacaaatactATTCTGTTTCTGATATATGGACATAAAAGATGTGCGTTTGTATTGAAGTTTATGCTAAGCACGAATAAGATTGTAATTCATCCATTCACCATGGTGAAACCATgtatgttcttgtttttttttaagtgagtagATCATTCAGTAGGGCCAgttaaatatatttggaaaatagaacttccttctttctttccttcccatcttccttcccttccttcctccttccttccttccttcttgtttttttaaaaaaaatctttcaaaggaCTTTGgagtattttgtttctttgaatcTTTAAAATATGCTGAAATGAATTATTGAcataattttcttattgtttatttttttcttattcatattttacatttCTAAGGACTGaatcttaaaatactttttttgaaaaagcaaaatgtttttacttttaaactgatttttattgCTAAAAGCATATCCTCAAAGGCTTTCTGTATTTTGTATCTTAAGGAAATGTCAGTTTTCAATATGACTGTTCTACTTGACCCCACACTCCAGAGGACAGAAATAAGAGCAAAGGGTtaaagttatacataatagaatTTGCTTGAACACAGAATTAcagatttaaagatttttttttttttttcgaatAGGCAATCATGACCCATAGGTAGAAAGTAGTATAATTAGAATTTGGGCCTTaatttttctgtctccaaatctaGCCCCACATTGTTCCCACATTGCttcccaggggaaaaaaacatcattttagcAGCCATAGTGGAGATAggtaggtggcagagtggatagagcactggccctggtgTCAGGAggtgagtttaaatccagcctcagacacttaactcacATCAATTAACCCATAATGTCTCCAAatacaaaacataaaaacaaaattgttgaAAAATGGAATAAAGTGTCTCTAGAATTAGAGTGTGGGAAAGTAAGTTCTTATCACTCTAAGTTATatagagctagtaagtgactACTTGTTAGGGATATTACTGTGGGGTCTGTTTGTGCTTTGGGTAGGAAATGGATTAGATGGTTTAAAgtataaaagtaataataataacaacaactcaTATTCATTTAGCACTTTGAAGTTACAAATTGTTTTACTAATAATATCTTATACTTAAAAACAACCTGGGAGATTTGATGAATGGGAGATAGTTTGATGAAACTTAGGTTTAGATAAAttacttatccaggatcatacagctagttaagtgaACATAGTAACTACTATTCATTCAGTACTTTAatgtttgaaaaatgttttataattattgtcCCATTTTATGCTTGCAACTACCATGGGACATGAGATAATATGGGATGAGATAAtataaatgacttacccagtcTTGTAACTTAATAAAGTtatagagccaggatttgaattgagCTCTTCTTGATtcccaagtctagcattctatcaACTAGGCAACTTCACTATCCTAACATTTAAAAACTATGCTTTTAAGACAAGCTGATCCTTTGTTCAAGAACTTTTGAGGGATAGAGAAgtaaaggaagggggaaaaaagaaagggagagagcatttttttctccatggCATCACCTTGAtgataaatatttctgaataaaAACTAGGAAGTAAGGCaactttatataaaataaatcattggaAGGCTGTATAGGATTCTAAGGAAATAGAACTCTGGAAGTCAAATAGCATAATGCTTCTTTTCCATaaggaagagactaaaaacaagCAAATGTGCAGTGGAGACTCATCTCCTTTGCCCCCAAGAAAAATGTAGATGCATTTTTATTTGGATAAGATAAAACTCAAAACAATGAGTTGTTATGGCAAAAGGATATCAGTCCATTTCCATTAATTGTCTAGAAATCAtttgttgcattttaaaaataagcccTTTTGAATTAAATGGGTGGCCCTAAACAACATAAAAACTAATCTTGTCTTTGAACATTTAGAGATTTAGCTTTGTTTCTTTAATTAGGAGAACCCATGGAGAAAAGCACATCATAAATTTgactatatttattatttatattgacTGTATttattaaaaggattttttttttagtggagtaagggaaaatggaaggaaaaataaaacaaatacttattatttgCTAAAAGCATACCAATTCATAGTATCTCTATGTTATTTATCATGTCACTTAGAAATATAGTGCAAACTTAACTTTCACTGTTAGCTCTCAGTTTGGCTCCTACCCTCTCAATCTACTGTTTAACCTCACTAGCATCTGTCTCCAAGAAAATGATGGACTTTACTGAGTTGGAACCTGGTGAGCTAGCTCAAGTACCTTCTGGGAGGTTACTTTGTTTCACCTCTTTTTTGGAGGAGATTTGCCTTGCAGCAatcagggtgaaatgacttgccaagagtcccacagcttgtaagtgtctaatgttgaatttgaactcaagtcttactGCTTCAggagccagtgttctatccaccatGTCACCTAGTTACCCCTGTGTTTTACCTCTCACTTAGGTATCACAATATATCCAGTTTCTCTTTCCCAGCTTCATCCACATCTATGCACACATATACCCATCCCAAGGCTACGTGGGGCTACTGAAATTCACTCACCTTCAATAAATGTGGGAATTCTGCCTTGATTAGCAGTTTCAGTTCATCCTTACACAACTGGTCAGGATCACCCTCCTTAGCTGcatatttttcaaacatttttttgagttcttcaggGGACTTTTTCAATTCACTCATTTTGTTTCCTGTAAATTTAGAGGAAAATGGATgtgttgaaaatatatatatataaagggtcAAGTTAAAGGACAAGGCACATCAATCCATGCAAAAATTTGCTtaggtattttaaaattctggtCTTTCTTAAATGTGGcccaaatataatttcattggttCAAACAAAAAACCCTTGGGGAGGCAACCAGTGCCTGTTGGTGACTGCAGTGCtgatttatagatttagagtttccTGAAGGCCCTGAGGGTTAACTACTTGCTCGGATTCATACAGTTATTTAttggaagtgggatttgaaccttgCCTCCAAGGCCAGCTCTGTATTCCTTGTACTCTGCCTCTTCTGTGGCCTCTTAATTCTGAATACTTTTAATGGGATTAAGCTGTGCTATTgaggaagagataagaaatagtactaagagggaaaggaagatgcATATGATAAATTAAGATGATAGGATCACTAGGAGTTAGCCGATGCACTTCAGTAtgactcccacccccacccccccatttTCAACTTTCCTTCTTAGAGGAAGGTAGAATGGGATCTGAAGCTGAGAAGTCATTATCCATGAGCCTTTTTGTATCCAAACCTGCTGGATCTTCCAGAAATTGGTCCACACTGTTCCATTATTAATAACTGGTAACaacttatttttttgaattttaaattaaattaaaattttaaatttttttctcctcttttaatgTAGCATGTCTAGATTATTTGGGATGTACCTTTGGAGGTACATCTGAGAATAGCTTAATTTCTAAGTTAGTAGGGACACTGTTAGAAAATATTTACCCTTTAGCCTGTTGAAAGAATACCTTTCAATCCATccattcttcccccctcccccctcccccccagttagtttttattcttattcaaaACTTAACCAGCACCAAATAGATTGAGCATTTACATCTAcacagaaatagaagagaaaaaatgatttgtataaaaagtcacaggttttcttttattaaagtttgtttttcttttaaaatctgttgATCTGTAGTTTTCAAAGCAATGCTTGtcttttctggctttctttctgGAATGAACCCATTCTTATAAGGAAAATACATAACTAATGTGAGCAGTAGGAATttcagataaaaattaaaatcagatttaccTGGTCTGCCTTGCAGCAGCACAGCTAGAGGAGTCCAAAGAGAATGCGAAGAACTAAGGAGGTTCTTAGACTATTTATAGTATTTACAGACACATTCCACCCTGATTatgaaattttccttttgtttgccATTTGCCATTTAAAGGTAATAATTAATGGCTTTGGAAACCTGAGCTGAAGACCTGTGTGAACctcaaaagataattttataattaagagCAATACACAATTAAGGGCCACCTCATCATATTGCCTAATGGTCCAGAGTCCAAgagtaatttgaatttttttggggggggtccaTTTTCCCTTTTGAATTCTAGTGcttgcttattttatattttgaaaagtatgaataaataagtttttaaaaaatttaatctaattAAGCATGAATTGATCTTTGAAATATAATCAttacatttctctctcttcttcccttaacctaagagttttttttttaaactttcctttaAGTATAGCTTAAGCTCCTATActgagtttgtttatttttatttttttaattttccccaggTATTAGTGTTCTCTCCCTTTTGAAgttattttgtattattgttaATGGATGAGAAGTAGATTGGTTTAGTAGTTAGGACACTAAACTTAAAATCAGggggatctggattcaaatagtcttcatacttattagttatgttagtcaataaacatttattatgtaccttcccggtactatgctaaatactggagatacaaagaaatgtaaaagagagtccttgctctcaaggaattaaCAGTCTGATTTGtgttcaaatgaaattatatatggaATCAGCCGAGAACAGGCAGATGGTATTCTGAATGAATCTT
Proteins encoded in this region:
- the S100G gene encoding protein S100-G: MSELKKSPEELKKMFEKYAAKEGDPDQLCKDELKLLIKAEFPHLLKGPTSLDDLFKELDKNGDGEVSFEEFQILIKKISQ